The genomic region AGTCTTTTTCCGCCAAACAGTATTTTTCCTCCCTTATTCACGGCGTCCTCTATAGCTTTCATTGCGTTGTCAACAGCATATTTTGTTATTAATGGTCCAACACTATATGCTGGGCAACGAGGATCGCCTACCTTATATTTTCCAAGCTCTTCTACGAGTTTATTCTTGAACTCTTCATAGATTGGTTTTTCAACTAGTATAAGCTTTATTGCATCACATCTCTGTCCAGCATAGCTTGTAATTCCTACTGCGATATTTCCCGCTGCATGCTCGATATCTGCATCGCTAAGTACTATTGCTGGGTCTCCTCCTCCAAGTTCTAATACATACTTCTTTATTCCACCAGTTCTCATCACTTCTAATCCTGTCTCTGTACTACCGGTGAAGCTTATTGCTCCTATTCTTCTATCCGGCAGTATTTCTTTCATTTCTGACCCTTTAATGGTTAATAGAGCGAATGCTTCTTTAGGAAATCCTGCTTCCTCGAGTAGTTTAACGAATAAGATGACGGGTATTGGGTCAAGTGATGAAGGCTTTAATAAGACAGCGTTTCCAGCTACAAAGCTATATGTAAACTTATTAACTGTGTCGAAGAGAGGATAATTGAAAGGTGTAATCGCTAAAACTATTCCATAGGGTTCTTTACGCACTATCCCTTCGGACTCTAAGGTTAACTGGCTCCAATCACCAGGTATATATTCTCCTATAAGCCTTCTAAGATCCATTTTAGCCTTACGGAGTCTCTCAATAGATGCATTTACTTCTCCTCTTGCCTGCGAATATGTCTTACCACTGTCGATAACCAATGCTTCTACGATATCGTCTCGGTGATGAGATAATAGATCGGCAAGTCTTTCTAATAGATCAAGCCTTCGATCACCCGGAGTATCACGGACAGCCCATCTACCTTTATTATACATTACATCAATAGTTTTATGAACAAGCTCGAGTGAAGGCTTACTGACAAGGGCTATTAATGATCCATCAATTGGTGAGTGAACCTCTAAATAATCACCGCTATCTATCCATTGACCATTAATGAATGTTTTGAAAACCAGAACTCCATCCTTGCGGACACTATATATATCTCTAAATAGACTGTCTTTAAAGTCTAGAATAACACGATCCATATTGATACGCCCCATGGAAGTGGTGGTTGCCCGTGCTTTATGATGCACGGGCTTCCCCCTCTTGGGTCAGGGCTTCATCCTTTCATCGAGGGGGCTATCGGGGCTCCACACCGACCACTTGAAGCCCTTCATCTGCATTTCTTTTTAAATCATGTATGTTATAAGGGGTTTATAAAGTGAACCCAACAACTATCCCTCAAAACAATTATAGCTTCCACAATTTCCAAAATAACCATAGTATCTAAATAAGAGAATAGTCTAATAATATTTATTCAATATTACTCCTAATAAATATGTAGTTATATGAATAACAGAAATTATAGAATCTATGATAATACTACGTGAAAAATAAATGTATCCTAGAAAAGCGATTAAACAATTTTAGCTAGAAGATCCAAATAGTTCTCTATATGTCTAACAATAGTAAAGTGTTTCAGAACATGCTTGTACCCGTTCTCCCCTAGCTCCTTTCTTTTTTGCGGATTCTTGATTAAATATATTGTTTTCTTAGCTGCTTCTTCAACTGTTTCCGCAAGATGACCTGTGACACCATCGATGACTTGAAGCTTTATTCCTCCACGCGGTCTAGCAACTACTGGTTTTCTCTTCCATAATGCTTCTGTTACAGCTAATCCGAAACCTTCTCTTCTGCTCATTTGTAAAACTACCGTTGCTGCTCTTTGAAAAGCATTAACTTCTAATGTGCCAACATTTTTGAGATTTGTAAGAATAAATATGTCTTCATCCATGCCTGCATATTTAAGTGTTTTTTCATAATATATCCATCCCTCAGGATCATCTGTTGCCATACTTGTTACAAGCAATAGCTGTGTATCTGGAAATTCTTTTTTAACTAACCTATATACATCTATGGCTGCAAAAGGATCCTTCCATGGATCAAATCTTGCTACTTGTAACAATATAGGTTTCTCTGGATCGATCCCGTATCTATTAAGTATTTTTTCAATAGTGCTCCATGAGAGCTCCTTATTCTTATCGCTTAACGGATCTATTGAGGGGGGCATAACGTATTTAATAGGTGTAGGTGTCTCAGGATGAATGTATTCTTTTAGATGGAAAATTGATGCTTCGTATCCTCTAAGTAACTGTGAAATAAATAACCATACAGGCTTATATGGCGTGCTTAAATCTATGTGGCACCTCCATATCCATTTCTTATTGTTTTCCGCGAATTTTCTTATGGGAAGAGGCTGTGGATCATGAACTACTATATGTGTTGAATCTAGAACAAGTTCGTTTTCAACATTCCATTTATTATTTTCTAAATATATTCTCTTTTCTTCATCGCTAAGATCAATTTCTGCGCCCTGTAGTGCGTTATGTATCTTTTTGGTAACGTTAAAGAATTCATTGCCTCCCTTGATAACCTCCCATCTAGTCGTTATGCCTATACTATTCATTAAAGGTACGAGACTATAGAGTATTTCTGCAACTCCCCCACCTAGACTTGTAGAATTAACATGTGTTAACGTGATATCTCTAAGTTTTTCCGCTTTTTCAACTATTCTATTAATGTATTCCTCTCCATATATTGAAGTATAGTCCTTTATGTTTTTATGTGACAAATCTTGTATTAACATGTAGACCACAACCTGTAGATGGCTCGGTACATTAATATATTTTAGCTGACGTAGTATATAGAGGTTTCCAAGAATTTATCACTTGGAAGAAGTAAATTTGGGGATTTAAATGAGCTCTGAAGACGTAAGAGAACTAATTTATAAGTATTTAGAATTCATTGGGATCAAAGGTTATGAAGCAAAAGCGTATCTAACATTATTAAAATATGGAGAGGAAACAGCCCCCAAACTAGCTGCACGTGCAGGAATACCCTTACCTAGAATATATGATGTTCTCGAGACACTTTCTAGGAAGGGACTTGTAGAAGTGAAAGCTGGCAGACCAAGAATATATAGAGCTCTCCCACCCAGCCTGGCTCTGACAAGATATGTTAAGTCATATGTTGAACAAGTGCTTGAAATGAATAAGCGGATAGTAAATGAATTAGAGAAGATATATAGTAGTAGGGAAAGCCATGAACCATATATTTGGTTATCTCATAGTTTGGAGGCTAGTATTGAGAGAACACGTGAATGGATCAAGAAAATGAGAGTTGATGGTTATGCATCACTAAATAACAACTTACTCAAAGAACTAGTTTCTGTTCTAGGTAGGAAATTAAAGAATAACAAAGAGATCCCATTCAGCTTAACATTATTAGAGAAGCCGAAAAAGAATAATTATGAAGAACTAGAAAAATAGATAATTTAATGATCCTGCTTCAGCCAACAGGGTTTATAAACATGTATGAACAGGATCTTAGTCGTGCAGCGTTATTTAGTGATAACTATACTTTATTTACTACCGAGAACGAGTTATTGATAATACTAAATGATACATATTATTATGGTTATTGGCGGAGCGCAGAAATATTGAAACCTCTGAATATTAGGAGAGGCGATACATATAGGACGATGCATCAATGGTTAGCTGTTTCAATAATAAAGGATGCGCTCAGCCAAGGCTATTCAGTAGAGCTATATGTTACAGGTTATCGGGTTAAGGATAGAAAACCAGTAGAGATCAAGGGATACGCTAAAAGCGTTTATAAGAGCCCAGATGATAGGACGAGAACTATATATATGGAAACGCATGAAGGAGAAAAAGTCTCGATAGGAGGTATAGGTGCTAGCATGGAAGATGTAGAAGCTAGGTTTATGGAGATAAAAATAATTTAGAATATTATTGTTTCTAATCTCTCCCCACTAGGTGCGAATACATGTAGTTTGTTTATTCTTATAGTTGCTAGATCTCCATGATCAATTTTTGCCTCCAATAAGACACGGATCGATATTCCGTTTCCAAGATCCATTTTTGCATATCGCCTAGAACCAACATATTCTATAATTGCAACCTTGCCGACAAGATGCCCTTCATCACCTTGTTTGAGAGCTACTGCTTCATCAGGTCTTATACCAATATATAACTCATTATACTTGCCCTCGTATTTTTTGCTGAGTCCTAGTTGTTCCAGTATTCTATGGTTGACTGGTAGTTTATAGATATTCATTGGAGGATCACCTATGAAGTTAGCTATGAAGACGTTTGCAGGTTCATTATATAGTTCTTCTGGAGAACCCATTTGTTGCATTTCACCATTTCTAAGAACCATTACTCTATCACCCACAGCAAAGGCATCTGCTTGATCATGTGTGACCAGAATCGTTGTTATTCCAAGTTTCTTCTGTATTTCTTTTACGAATTCTCTCGCCGTTACACGGATTCGTGCATCAAGATTGCTGAATGGTTCATCTAGTAATAGTATATCTGGTTGTTTAACTAGTGCTCGAGCTACAGCTACTCTCTGTTGTTGCCCGCCAGACATGTGTCCAGGTTTACGATTTAATAGATCAGCTATTCCTAGTGCTTCAGCTACTATTTTCACACGCTTATCTATTTCTTCACGTGGAACCTTCTTTATTTTGAGTGGAAAAGCTATGTTATCATAAGCTGTCATGTGAGGATATAGTGCCCAGTTCTGGAAAACCATGCCGATATTTCTATCTCTTGGTTCAACAAATATTCCCTTCTCCGCGTCAACAACTGTTTTATCACCAATTACTACTCTCCCCTTAGTGGGAACTTCTAGTCCAGCAATTATTCTCAACAAAGTTGTTTTACCTGAACCAGAGGGCCCCAGGATGACGAAGAATTCTCCTGGCTTTATCTCTACATTGATGTTTTTTAATGCCACCACGTTGGGCGGGAAAATTTTCCATAAATTCTCGATTTTCACGCCTTTAACCATGTATTGATCACCTTTTCATAGCCCATCCTCTAAATCCTCTCATATAGTATTTATTGAAGAAAGCATATACTAGGAGAGGAATAATCATAGCAACTATAGAGCCGGCTGAGAGAAGCCCCCAATCCACCTGGAACTGACCCTTCAATCTTGGAAGCATTTGTGTAACAACCATTTTATTAGGATCAAATATTAGCATTAAAGCGAAGAAGAAATCATTCCAAACCCACGCGAATTGCAGGACTGAGGCAGATATTATCCCAGGAAGAGATAATGGTAGAACTACTTTTGTGAAAACCTGGAAATCATTAGCTCCATCAACTCTTGCCGCCTCCTCTAATTCAACGGGTAATAATGAGAAATAATTTCTGAGGAAAAACGTGATCCATGGAATACCCCATGATGAATGCACAAGTATTAATCCCAAATATGTGTTGAGTAAATGCATGTCTTTTAGTAGGAAAAATATTGGTATAATAGTCATTTGTTGCGGGACAGCCATTAAAAACAATATTGTTGCAAATAAGTATTTCTTCATAGGTAAACTGAAACGAGCAAAAGCATAAGCTGTTAATGCAGCTACAAATACGGGTATGAGAGTGCTTGGTATTGCTATAATAAATGAATTAATTATTCCCTTAGATAATGAGAACATAGGATTAAATAAGACATCATAGTAGTTTTTCAATGTTGGATTAAATGGTGATAAAGCCCACCAACCATACAATACCACTTCTCTAAACGGCCTTATGGAAGTCATGAATAATCCTATGAATGGTGTTATCCATAATATACCAATTATCCATGCAACAATGTTTAGAAT from Staphylothermus marinus F1 harbors:
- the gapN gene encoding NADP-dependent glyceraldehyde-3-phosphate dehydrogenase, which codes for MDRVILDFKDSLFRDIYSVRKDGVLVFKTFINGQWIDSGDYLEVHSPIDGSLIALVSKPSLELVHKTIDVMYNKGRWAVRDTPGDRRLDLLERLADLLSHHRDDIVEALVIDSGKTYSQARGEVNASIERLRKAKMDLRRLIGEYIPGDWSQLTLESEGIVRKEPYGIVLAITPFNYPLFDTVNKFTYSFVAGNAVLLKPSSLDPIPVILFVKLLEEAGFPKEAFALLTIKGSEMKEILPDRRIGAISFTGSTETGLEVMRTGGIKKYVLELGGGDPAIVLSDADIEHAAGNIAVGITSYAGQRCDAIKLILVEKPIYEEFKNKLVEELGKYKVGDPRCPAYSVGPLITKYAVDNAMKAIEDAVNKGGKILFGGKRLGDTYMEPTLIELTDKSKLFKTKLFVDEVFAPVALITPIENVDEAIEIANKRRYGLDAAIFGKDINKIRKLIRFLEVGAIYINEYPRHGIGYYPFGGRKDSGIGREGIGYSIEEVTAWKTIVYSYRGRGVWRYLL
- a CDS encoding glycosyltransferase, with product MLIQDLSHKNIKDYTSIYGEEYINRIVEKAEKLRDITLTHVNSTSLGGGVAEILYSLVPLMNSIGITTRWEVIKGGNEFFNVTKKIHNALQGAEIDLSDEEKRIYLENNKWNVENELVLDSTHIVVHDPQPLPIRKFAENNKKWIWRCHIDLSTPYKPVWLFISQLLRGYEASIFHLKEYIHPETPTPIKYVMPPSIDPLSDKNKELSWSTIEKILNRYGIDPEKPILLQVARFDPWKDPFAAIDVYRLVKKEFPDTQLLLVTSMATDDPEGWIYYEKTLKYAGMDEDIFILTNLKNVGTLEVNAFQRAATVVLQMSRREGFGLAVTEALWKRKPVVARPRGGIKLQVIDGVTGHLAETVEEAAKKTIYLIKNPQKRKELGENGYKHVLKHFTIVRHIENYLDLLAKIV
- a CDS encoding TrmB family transcriptional regulator; this translates as MSSEDVRELIYKYLEFIGIKGYEAKAYLTLLKYGEETAPKLAARAGIPLPRIYDVLETLSRKGLVEVKAGRPRIYRALPPSLALTRYVKSYVEQVLEMNKRIVNELEKIYSSRESHEPYIWLSHSLEASIERTREWIKKMRVDGYASLNNNLLKELVSVLGRKLKNNKEIPFSLTLLEKPKKNNYEELEK
- a CDS encoding TrmB family transcriptional regulator sugar-binding domain-containing protein; amino-acid sequence: MYEQDLSRAALFSDNYTLFTTENELLIILNDTYYYGYWRSAEILKPLNIRRGDTYRTMHQWLAVSIIKDALSQGYSVELYVTGYRVKDRKPVEIKGYAKSVYKSPDDRTRTIYMETHEGEKVSIGGIGASMEDVEARFMEIKII
- a CDS encoding ABC transporter ATP-binding protein; amino-acid sequence: MVKGVKIENLWKIFPPNVVALKNINVEIKPGEFFVILGPSGSGKTTLLRIIAGLEVPTKGRVVIGDKTVVDAEKGIFVEPRDRNIGMVFQNWALYPHMTAYDNIAFPLKIKKVPREEIDKRVKIVAEALGIADLLNRKPGHMSGGQQQRVAVARALVKQPDILLLDEPFSNLDARIRVTAREFVKEIQKKLGITTILVTHDQADAFAVGDRVMVLRNGEMQQMGSPEELYNEPANVFIANFIGDPPMNIYKLPVNHRILEQLGLSKKYEGKYNELYIGIRPDEAVALKQGDEGHLVGKVAIIEYVGSRRYAKMDLGNGISIRVLLEAKIDHGDLATIRINKLHVFAPSGERLETIIF
- a CDS encoding carbohydrate ABC transporter permease, whose translation is MNKLIRFRRAGLIGSPTKLLILNIVAWIIGILWITPFIGLFMTSIRPFREVVLYGWWALSPFNPTLKNYYDVLFNPMFSLSKGIINSFIIAIPSTLIPVFVAALTAYAFARFSLPMKKYLFATILFLMAVPQQMTIIPIFFLLKDMHLLNTYLGLILVHSSWGIPWITFFLRNYFSLLPVELEEAARVDGANDFQVFTKVVLPLSLPGIISASVLQFAWVWNDFFFALMLIFDPNKMVVTQMLPRLKGQFQVDWGLLSAGSIVAMIIPLLVYAFFNKYYMRGFRGWAMKR